The Hypomesus transpacificus isolate Combined female chromosome 2, fHypTra1, whole genome shotgun sequence genome window below encodes:
- the nradd gene encoding tumor necrosis factor receptor superfamily member 16 produces MTVLWVCTLFLLAKAGLGEACASGRFTRTGECCSLCPPGSGMVEECGKQDTKCQPCPEGTFSLSDDLSPCQPCARCPAGIHMLAACSASQDTHCECGEGFFLWRGSTFEGLCAPCSTCERGQGVTRECGVKGNTECQLCGPGTFSEEQSTTKPCHPCLRCSDSEVEIRACQRNSDTICMDKKLHIRDKTRWTGEEGNEEVEGSSSAPGFTHQDGAGGSSNILAYVSVLAAVVLGLLLYVAYKCWTSCKQKQALGKARAAELGAAPEGEKVEKLHSDSGVFLDSHSLQDSQPSKGSKRDSKQDSRLYINLPPHRQEEVERLLQEGGGRGWRQLGAVLGYEAEQLDLFGRGEAPVHTLLSNWAQQEGSTLGLLCSALGRIERPEVASALTCPSQGVSVV; encoded by the exons GCTGGCCTGGGTGAGGCCTGTGCCAGTGGGAGGTTCACCCGAACAGGGGAGTGCTGCAGCCTGTGCCCCCCTGGTTCCGGGATGGTGGAGGAGTGTGGGAAACAGGACACCAAGTGCCAGCCTTGCCCTGAAG GAACGTTCTCCTTGTCCGATGACCTGTCTCCATGCCAACCCTGCGCCCGCTGTCCCGCCGGCATCCACATGCTGGCCGCCTGCTCCGCTAGCCAGGACACGCACTGTGAGTGCGGCGAGGGCTTCTTCCTGTGGCGTGGCAGCACCTTCGAGGGCCTGTGTGCCCCCTGCTCCACGTGTGAGCGCGGCCAGGGGGTGACAAGGGAGTGTGGTGTCAAGGGGAACACAGAGTGCCAACTTTGCGGCCCCGGAACTTTCTCAGAGGAGCAGAGTACAACAAAGCCCTGCCACCCGTGTCTCCGATGCTCCGACAGCGAGGTGGAGATCCGAGCCTGCCAGCGCAACTCCGACACTATCTGCATGG ATAAGAAGCTTCACATCCGTGATAAGACCCGTTGGACAGGCGAGGAGGGCaacgaggaggtggaggggtccaGCTCGGCCCCCGGGTTCACCCACCAGGATGGGGCTGGTGGTAGCAGCAACATCCTGGCCTACGTGTCAGTCCTGGCTGCTGTGGTCCTGGGCCTGCTGCTCTACGTGGCTTACAAGTG CTGGACATCATGTAAGCAGAAGCAGGCTCTGGGGAAGGCCCGTGCTGCAGAGCTGGGAGCAGCTCCAGAaggagagaaggtagagaagCTCCACAGCGACAGCGGAGTCTTCTTGGACTCACACAGCCTGCAGGACAGCCAGCCCAGCAAAG GAAGCAAGCGAGACAGCAAGCAGGACAGCCGTCTGTACATCAACCTGCCCCCCCacaggcaggaggaggtggagcgcctgctgcaggagggagggggtcgggGCTGGAGGCAGCTGGGGGCCGTGCTGGGCTACGAGGCCGAGCAGCTGGACCTGTTTGGCCGCGGTGAGGCCCCTGTCCACACGCTGCTGTCCAACTGGGCCCAGCAGGAGGGCTCCACCCTGGGCCTGCTGTGCTCGGCACTGGGCCGCATCGAGAGGCCCGAAGTGGCGTCCGCCCTCACCTGCCCCTCGCAGGGCGTTTCCGTGGTGTAA